TAGACCTATAGAGATGATGCTTAATGTGGTGTGGTATCACGCACCTAACACCAGCACTCAGcagcctatatattttatatatatatatatatatatatatataggtaccttatcgGGCGTGCCTAGAACCGagcaaattttgaatatttgatcgATCTCGCTCGTGCCCGGAAACAACGGTCTGAACGTGTACAGCTCGGCCATGATGCAGCCGACGGCCCACAAGTCGATCGGCGTGCTGTAATTGATCGAATGCAATAACACCTCGGGGGCCCGATACCATCGGGTGGACACGTAGTCGGTGTACGGAGGACGCGAACGGGTCTCCCTGGCCAAACCAAAATCGGCGATTTTGACGAGCTCGGGACCGCAGCACAGTAGGTTCTCCGGCTTCATGTCCCGGTGGAAGAAACCGTGCCTGTGCATGAACGCCAATCCTTGCAATAtctttgaataaaattacacaCGCGATatagaatatatgtatatataatatatatatatatatt
The Acyrthosiphon pisum isolate AL4f unplaced genomic scaffold, pea_aphid_22Mar2018_4r6ur Scaffold_3792;HRSCAF=4336, whole genome shotgun sequence genome window above contains:
- the LOC100574379 gene encoding serine/threonine-protein kinase ICK-like, producing MNRYMTLNQLGDGTYGSVVLGQNIDTGEKVAIKRMKRKYYSWDEAMNLREVKSLKKLNHANLIKLREVIRENDTLYFVFEYMKENLYQLMRSQSKFFPEQSIRNILYQILQGLAFMHRHGFFHRDMKPENLLCCGPELVKIADFGLARETRSRPPYTDYVSTRWYRAPEVLLHSINYSTPIDLWAVGCIMAELYTFRPLFPGTSEIDQIFKICSVLGTPDKVPIYIYIYIYIKYIGC